In Bacteroidota bacterium, the DNA window GCTTTTTGCGGAGCCGGCGTAGTTCAGGAGAAGCGCTGTCCTTTATCGATCCATCATCTTCTACAATTTCTGCAATCCGCTTCTCAACTGCCGGCAGGGGCACAACCGGCGCCAGGATTTCAAACAATCCGGGGTATTGTTCTTTCCGATCCGCAAAGAACCCGCGCAGGGTGCGCAGCAATTCGAGCACACGCCGAATTTGAAGCAACACGTCTGGTTCCGTAGTCGCACCTTCGGGGACCAGTTGTTTGAGTTGTGGGCGAATGTCTCCAACTGGATAAAGCGGTGCGGTATCATCAAACCTGAAAATATCCTGAAATGCAGCAACCTGGGCCAACGCTTCGCGAATGCCGGCAGGATCGTCCGCCGGCTGCTGTGCGTCCAGATACGAGCGTCCCATCGGGCTTAGCAAGTAGCCAGCCAGGCGGGCGCGCAAGACATCAAAACCAAGTTTTTCTTCTACGGATGCAGGATACGTTTTCATTTTTTTACAGTCTCATTCCTCATACCCAAGGATTGCATGGTCACCCACATTGATCATGCGCGGCTTGTCCCTTACCTGTGCATTCTGGCCGATCATCGAATTGGCCAGTACGGCATTTTCAACGTGGGCATTTGCGAAGATGATGCTATCTCGCACAATGGACCCGTTCACCTCAGCACCTTCTTCAATGGATACATAAGGTCCAATTACAGCATTGGATACCTTTGCACCGGGTCCGATGTAAACCGGGTTTTTGATGAGGCTGTTGTGTACCTCACCGAGCTTGGTGTCACTTACTTCTTTCGACAGGATCGTTTTTGTGGTTTCCATAAGTGCTTTAATGGTACCACAATCAAGCCACTGAGATACAGAAGCTGTTTTAAAGACCAGTTGCGCCTGCAGCATGCGATGGAACGCATCCGTCAGGTAAAACTCACCAGTCGGGCCTTTTTGATCGTTTTTGATCATGATATCAATTTCGCGGCCCAGGTTTTCCAGTTCTTTGATGTAGTAAATACCAATCAGGGCTTCATTGGATATCAAGTCGGTTGGCTTCTCCACAAAAGCCACAATCCGATCACCTTCACGGACGGCTACGCCAAAACGGCTTGGGTCTTCCACAAATTTAACCCAGGCGACCACGTCAGCCCCTTCAAGGGTTACCGTCCCCTCCATGTCAAAAAGGGTATCAGCAAAAACCACAATACCTTCACCATGCAGGTGTTCTTTGGCAGCATAAACAGCGTGCGCTGTGCCCAGGGGCTTTTCTTGCACACAAAATTCAGCCTGCATATTTCTTTTTTTGCAGATGGCGGTAAGCTGTTTTCTTACATTTTCGCCAAAATCGGGTCCGAGAATGAAGACACCTGTATCCGCAGGGGTTGGTAAAATACGTGCAAAAGTGTCTACTATTCTCTCCACTAATGTCTTGCCACGCACAGAAAGGAGAGGCTTAGGCGTAACATGAGAGTGCGGACGTACGCGCGTTCCGCGGCCGGCCATGGGTATAATTAGCTTCATAAGATCAGATATGCTTCGTTCAGTCCAATACAGCACGGAAAAAAGCCTTATACCCGGCTGTTCGGTTTGTGCTTCCGTCAATATATCAGGAAATCGTTACATCCTTGCATTTTAGTGTACGATAATGCAACGAAAGCCCTTCCTGCTGCATCAAAATGCAAAAGGCTTACAGG includes these proteins:
- a CDS encoding sugar phosphate nucleotidyltransferase, with amino-acid sequence MKLIIPMAGRGTRVRPHSHVTPKPLLSVRGKTLVERIVDTFARILPTPADTGVFILGPDFGENVRKQLTAICKKRNMQAEFCVQEKPLGTAHAVYAAKEHLHGEGIVVFADTLFDMEGTVTLEGADVVAWVKFVEDPSRFGVAVREGDRIVAFVEKPTDLISNEALIGIYYIKELENLGREIDIMIKNDQKGPTGEFYLTDAFHRMLQAQLVFKTASVSQWLDCGTIKALMETTKTILSKEVSDTKLGEVHNSLIKNPVYIGPGAKVSNAVIGPYVSIEEGAEVNGSIVRDSIIFANAHVENAVLANSMIGQNAQVRDKPRMINVGDHAILGYEE